A genome region from Brienomyrus brachyistius isolate T26 chromosome 23, BBRACH_0.4, whole genome shotgun sequence includes the following:
- the LOC125719288 gene encoding uncharacterized protein LOC125719288: MGVSHCKSTSGSQKERVANNFAPFIHRQMIRQNQPCEMPSKLGATRTGKPPSASVKNAMPRLSGRKPRMVAKNGTNSNPPDLCLSTESREKAGARFTVSKAPHWGLALGDSFPEPEREHQPPRRPLKLAPLEFGREVTESQKQKIKEGMQETTASVRKLQAEEHEPVLRTAKPSAKNCFPKSPEHSSHKTPGQPPRAQKSTKSLLPAFQVKQHAAPLTRDRPLPHVAPSPELHTGAPGRVVEQSRQESVARPDASLRYQRLRRAKGVDEDQNKPETPTAEDDGKLPARNAMGGRAETVLKEAGWTLGRSRKPSHKTEIKPRKATLDK; encoded by the exons atgGGAG TGTCGCACTGCAAGTCTACATCGGGCAGCCAGAAAGAGAGAGTGGCTAACAATTTCGCTCCTTTCATCCACCGGCAAATGATTCGGCAAAATCAACCCTGTGAGATGCCCTCAAAACTG GGAGCTACTCGCACCGGAAAACCACCAAGTGCTTCAGTTAAAAATGCTATGCCTCGTCTCAGCGGCCGTAAGCCAAGGATGGTCGCTAAAAATGGCACCAATTCAaatccacctgacctctgtctgTCAACGGAGTCTAGGGAGAAGGCGGGGGCTCGGTTTACAGTCTCTAAAGCCCCCCACTGGGGCTTGGCACTCGGGGATTCCTTCCCAGAGCCGGAAAGGGAACACCAGCCACCCAGACGGCCACTGAAGTTGGCCCCACTGGAGTTCGGTAGAGAGGTGACAGAGTCCCAGAAGCAGAAGATCAAGGAGGGAATGCAGGAAACCACTGCCAGTGTAAggaagctgcaggcagaggagcaTGAGCCTGTCCTCAGGACAGCCAAGCCGAGTGCAAAGAACTGCTTTCCTAAGTCCCCAGAGCACTCTTCCCACAAGACACCTGGACAGCCCCCCAGGGCCCAAAAGTCCACCAAGTCGCTCCTGCCGGCATTCCAGGTCAAGCAGCACGCTGCACCATTGACGAGGGatcgccccctcccccacgtgGCCCCTTCCCCTGAGCTCCACACTGGAGCTCCTGGCAGAGTTGTGGAGCAGAGCAGGCAGGAGTCCGTCGCACGGCCGGATGCCAGCCTGAGGTACCAGAGGCTGCGCAGGGCTAAGGGCGTCGATGAAGACCAGAACAAACCGGAAACACCGACAGCTGAGGATGACGGAAAGCTGCCCGCGAGGAACGCTATGGGCGGGCGCGCGGAGACAGTGCTGAAGGAGGCCGGCTGGACGCTGGGCCGGTCCAGGAAGCCGAGTCACAAGACAGAGATAAAGCCCAGAAAAGCCACCTTGGACAAATAA